Within the Naumovozyma castellii chromosome 1, complete genome genome, the region TCTCTCTTAATCTGTTTATCCTGTTTTATATATGACTTGATCATTTTACACCAATGTCGAAATTCCCTATTGTATAAGGGATCTTTATACATCAATATGAAATCATGGACTAACAATTCATGAATGGAAGATCTATCCTTTTCATCCTTGACACAACACCTATTAACGAAATCAGTCATTTCTACGGAGAATTTGTCAGTCTTTGGTAACTGGGGAGATGGCTCATTGACAATCCTTTGTAAAAGATCCAGTATTCCCTCTGGAGTCTCTCCAACCCCCAATGGGAATTGTCCCGTCACTAGTTCAATGATCATTAATCCAAGAGACCAGACATCACCCTTAGTGGAATAGACGTTCCCCTGTATTCTCTCTGGTGACATGTAAGTGGATGTTCCCACAAAGGTATCTGctattgaattaattaatttcttaGAGACACCAAAATCGCACAATTTAACTAACCCTTTAGAATTAATCAATACATTGGAAGGTTTAATATCTCTATGAATGATCTTATAATTTTCatacaaataattcaaCCCATTCAAAACGGCATACGAGATCCTTGACAGTATCAAGGAATCGTTAAACCAATTCTTCTCACGAGGGTCTAAGACACCCCTAGCGACGAACCGCTTATAAGTGGAGAATATCCTATCAAGAGACCCACAGTCCATATACTCCATCAATATGACGATCTcattattttgatgatgagTATAGAATGCTGCataaaaagaaatgatATTCTTATGTGGTTTAATacttttcattattgtgAGTTCTCTAATTAGTTGGTTAACTACGATTTCGTTGTTTTTCTCAAGCGGTATAATCTTTTGTGCTATTATCTTTGAGCTGGGGACGTGAAGGGCCTTTATTACAGTTCCTGAATTCCCTGCACCAATCTTCCCCAGACGGACCAAATCCTGAAGTTGGTATATGGAGTCCTTTGTTGGTATATCCTTTGCTGCGGGCGAAGGAGGTTCGTTAGgcgatgatgatgacgacgGAGATATctgttgttgatgttgttgCTGCGATTGtgattgtattattatagTGTCATTTGTTGGAAGGGATGGCAGTTCCTGCTGTGTTTTTATGGGAGTTGGGGCATTTGAGACATGCAACGTCAGATTCTTTTTTAAGCCTCTTCTTGCAAAAATGTTACCTCTCTTTTGATTAAAGTAAGCGCTAGTATTATCTGATGTGGAGGGAGGTCCCATCGGTTGGTTTATGTTTGGCTTAGATGAGGGGATGTTCGAGAAGGGCATATGGTTTATTGGGGCTGAAGCGGGTATTTGTGAGGTTGTGCTATCCTGCAGCgataaattcttcaggTTTTTTCGTTGAAAAGTTTTACGGTGGAAGGGATCTTGAAGAGAATTCATTTCGGGTAGATGGGTATACCGTTGAGGGTGGAGCTTTATGTGGAAAGTGGAAAGTCTATCCTGCagatctttccaatttacaTGGAGAAGAGATAAATGTTTCAGAAGTTGCAGTCGCGCTTTCTAGCAAACAAAAATACGCGTCAGCCAGACAGAAAAGTAAACATTATGGCACAATACAAGCAAATAGAATCATAGAGACAACTCCTGACATGGTCTGTGGGGTAGTGTCTGTTTCATTTAGTATGAGTGGTATGCAAAAGGCCGGTATATGGATAGTTCCAACCAAGAGATGGAGTCATTCCAAAGCCCAGCCTGTATAAATTAGCGATACCGGTCCGTTACTCCCCTTTACCCAAATAGCTAAACTAACATTGTTTCATGTGCTTTCCTTTGGGCCCAATAACTTGATATTGTGAACAGACAAGTTGGTTTATCCAAATAGCTAACTAAATATTATTGGGACTTACGTAAGCCTAACCGTTATCTCATTACCCTGCCAgctcaaaagaaaattttttccGGAAACAAGAAGGGATTCATttgaacaacaacattCATTCCAGTATTTACCCAAACCATTTCCGCCACCCACGTAAGAGATCCACATCATAAGCGTTTAATTGACTACTACAATTAGTAACTTCTCCACCTTCTTCCATTACTTAACCCTCCTACCCTGAATCGATAGACAGAACGCTCTTTTTATACAGATTTTCCGTCCCTCAACAAAGACAAGAACAACTGAACAGATAAGGACAAATTAACAAATTTGACATATATATCCAGTTTTTGCCAACTTTCAAACCTAAtctaaattattaaatacatATTGAAGGAACAACACACCTCTCGACGACATCTTTAACTATATTTGTCCATCTCATTATACAAAAACAATGAGTTCTTCTACTACAACAGCCGCTGCCGCAACACAGCAACAAGGTCAAGATTGGAAATCTACTTTAAACATTCCAAAGAAAGATACCAGACCACAAACTGATGATGTCTTGAATACAAAGGGGAAcacttttgaagatttttaCTTGAAGAGAGAATTATTAATGGGTATCTTCGAAGCAGGTTTTGAAAAACCTTCTCCAATTCAGGAAGAATCCATCCCAATTGCCATCACAGGAAGAGATATATTGGCTAGAGCCAAAAATGGTACAGGTAAAACTGCAGCCTTTGTCATCCCAACtttagaaaaaattaaaccaaaattaaataaaattcaaGCTTTGATTATGGTCCCCACTAGAGAATTAGCATTACAA harbors:
- the STE7 gene encoding mitogen-activated protein kinase kinase STE7 (ancestral locus Anc_7.335); translated protein: MNSLQDPFHRKTFQRKNLKNLSLQDSTTSQIPASAPINHMPFSNIPSSKPNINQPMGPPSTSDNTSAYFNQKRGNIFARRGLKKNLTLHVSNAPTPIKTQQELPSLPTNDTIIIQSQSQQQHQQQISPSSSSSPNEPPSPAAKDIPTKDSIYQLQDLVRLGKIGAGNSGTVIKALHVPSSKIIAQKIIPLEKNNEIVVNQLIRELTIMKSIKPHKNIISFYAAFYTHHQNNEIVILMEYMDCGSLDRIFSTYKRFVARGVLDPREKNWFNDSLILSRISYAVLNGLNYLYENYKIIHRDIKPSNVLINSKGLVKLCDFGVSKKLINSIADTFVGTSTYMSPERIQGNVYSTKGDVWSLGLMIIELVTGQFPLGVGETPEGILDLLQRIVNEPSPQLPKTDKFSVEMTDFVNRCCVKDEKDRSSIHELLVHDFILMYKDPLYNREFRHWCKMIKSYIKQDKQIKREDNERAKLEKRQLDKASEAARDNRR